Proteins co-encoded in one Streptomyces roseochromogenus subsp. oscitans DS 12.976 genomic window:
- a CDS encoding sensor histidine kinase, with the protein MSTLDRARCSLKAYPWALDAAIAAGVLVCMVAGSFVTPRGNNGVTWGVRTPDPQGLLLMVLSAAALVFRRRAPKTVLAATGTLSVIECVTGDPRAPVAMSAVIALYTVASTTDRTTTWRVGLLTMTVLTAAAMLGGPLPWYAQENLGVLAWTGIGATAGDAVRSRRAVVQAIRERAERAERTREEEARRRVAEERLRIARDLHDVVAHHIALVNVQAGVAAHVMDKRPDQAKEALAHVREASRSALDELRATVGLLRQSGDPEAPTEPAPGLSRLEELAATFRNAGLPVAVARADHGTELPAAVDLAAYRIVQEALTNAQKHAGSEAKAEVSVVRVGPNIEVTVLDDGAGAAGVPGAGGGHGLLGMRERVTALGGTLTTGPRYGGGFRVHAILPLKTRSETRTTAPGEPA; encoded by the coding sequence GTGAGCACCCTCGACCGCGCCCGCTGCAGCCTCAAGGCCTACCCCTGGGCGCTGGACGCGGCCATCGCCGCAGGCGTGCTGGTGTGCATGGTCGCCGGATCCTTCGTGACCCCGCGCGGGAACAACGGCGTCACCTGGGGCGTCCGCACCCCGGACCCGCAAGGCCTGCTCCTCATGGTCCTCTCCGCGGCCGCCCTCGTCTTCCGCCGCCGTGCCCCGAAGACGGTCCTCGCCGCCACCGGCACCCTCTCCGTCATCGAGTGCGTCACCGGCGACCCGCGCGCCCCGGTCGCGATGTCCGCCGTGATCGCCCTGTACACCGTCGCCTCGACCACCGACCGCACCACCACCTGGCGCGTCGGTCTGCTCACCATGACCGTGCTGACGGCGGCCGCCATGCTCGGCGGACCGCTGCCCTGGTACGCGCAGGAGAACCTCGGTGTGCTCGCCTGGACCGGCATCGGCGCCACCGCCGGGGACGCCGTACGCAGCCGGCGCGCGGTCGTCCAGGCCATCCGGGAGCGGGCCGAGAGAGCCGAACGCACCCGTGAGGAGGAGGCCCGCCGCCGGGTCGCCGAGGAGCGGCTGCGGATCGCGCGCGATCTGCACGATGTCGTCGCTCACCACATCGCCCTGGTGAATGTGCAGGCCGGGGTGGCCGCGCACGTCATGGACAAGCGGCCCGACCAGGCCAAGGAGGCTCTCGCGCACGTCCGCGAGGCCAGCCGCTCCGCGCTGGACGAGCTGCGCGCCACCGTCGGCCTGCTCCGCCAGTCCGGCGACCCCGAGGCCCCGACCGAGCCCGCCCCCGGCCTGAGCCGCCTGGAGGAGCTGGCCGCGACCTTCCGCAACGCGGGCCTGCCGGTGGCGGTCGCCCGCGCCGACCACGGCACCGAACTGCCCGCCGCCGTCGACCTGGCCGCGTACCGGATCGTCCAGGAAGCCCTGACGAACGCCCAGAAGCACGCGGGCTCCGAGGCCAAGGCCGAGGTCAGCGTCGTACGCGTCGGACCGAACATCGAGGTCACCGTCCTGGACGACGGCGCGGGCGCGGCCGGTGTCCCCGGGGCCGGCGGCGGGCACGGACTGCTCGGCATGCGTGAGCGGGTCACCGCCCTCGGCGGCACCCTCACCACTGGACCCCGCTACGGCGGCGGCTTCCGCGTCCATGCGATCCTGCCCCTCAAGACCCGAAGCGAGACCCGTACGACGGCCCCGGGGGAGCCCGCATGA
- a CDS encoding response regulator, whose protein sequence is MTIRVLLADDQALLRSAFRVLVDSEPDMEVVGEASDGAEAVRLAKEHGPDVVLMDIRMPGTDGLAATRLISEDPSLTQVHVVILTTFEVDDYVVQALRAGASGFLGKGSEPEELLNAIRVAAGGEALLSPAATKGLIARFLAQGDGDDGRDPARSERLGALTGREREVLVQVAGGHSNDEIAERLAVSPLTVKTHVNRAMAKLGARDRAQLVVIAYESGLVRPRTD, encoded by the coding sequence ATGACGATCCGTGTCCTGCTCGCCGACGACCAGGCACTGCTGCGCAGCGCATTCCGGGTGCTGGTCGACTCCGAGCCCGACATGGAGGTGGTCGGGGAGGCCTCCGACGGGGCCGAAGCGGTCCGGCTGGCGAAGGAGCACGGCCCCGACGTGGTCCTGATGGACATCCGGATGCCGGGGACGGACGGTCTCGCCGCGACCCGGCTGATCAGCGAGGATCCCTCCCTCACCCAGGTCCACGTGGTCATCCTGACCACCTTCGAGGTGGACGACTACGTCGTCCAGGCCCTGCGCGCGGGCGCCTCCGGCTTCCTCGGCAAGGGCAGCGAGCCGGAAGAGCTGCTGAACGCCATCCGGGTCGCGGCGGGCGGTGAGGCCCTGCTCTCGCCCGCCGCCACCAAGGGGCTGATCGCCCGCTTCCTCGCCCAGGGCGACGGTGACGACGGCCGTGACCCGGCCCGCTCGGAGCGGCTCGGCGCGCTCACCGGCCGCGAGCGCGAGGTGCTGGTCCAGGTCGCCGGCGGCCACTCCAACGACGAGATCGCCGAGCGGCTGGCGGTGAGCCCGCTGACGGTGAAGACGCACGTCAACCGGGCCATGGCCAAGCTGGGCGCGCGCGACCGGGCGCAGCTCGTGGTGATCGCGTACGAGTCGGGTCTGGTCCGGCCGCGCACGGACTGA
- a CDS encoding efflux RND transporter permease subunit, which produces MSWLSRFSLRQRALTGLMSLVALVFGLIAIPQIKQQLLPTINLPMVSVIAPYRGASPDVVEKQVVEPIENNLQGVSGVKGVTSTASEGNAVIMASFDYGNDTKQIVSDVQQAVNRARNQLPDNVDPQVVSGSTDDMPTVVLAVTSDKDQQALADQLDKTVVPALKDISGVGRVQVTGVRDVQVTVTPDDAELARAGLTPAALGQALQAGGATVPAGSFDENGANRTVQVGGGFTSLGQIQDLMVTGEGGGKPVRLGDVATVKEQPAPADSITRTDGRPSLAVNVTMDHDGSAVTISSAVKDKLPDLREQLGSGAQLTVVSDQGPAVSKSITGLTTEGALGLLFAVLVILVFLASIRSTLVTAVSIPLSVVLALIVLWTRGLSLNMLTLGALTIAIGRVVDDSIVVLENIKRHLGYGEERKDAILNAVREVAGAVTSSTLTTVAVFLPIGLVGGMVGALFGSFSITVTAALLASLLVSLTVVPVLSYWFLRAPKGTPEDAAEARRRAEEKEANSRLQRAYVPVLRFATRRRLTSVLIAIVVLVVTFGMGGLLKTNFFDQGEQQVITVKQELKPGTSLAETDRQAKRVEQLLASTDGVKDYQVTVGSSGFMAAFGGGTDTNQASYQVMLKDSKSYDKVQKHLEDGLKKLQGIGTTTVSAGDGFGNQNLSVVVKASDPQALSTAAEQVRSTVAGLDGVTDVTSDLATSVPRISVKANAKAAAAGFDDQKLGAAVAQSVRGTTAAKAILDDTERDVVVRSARPATTLAQLKALRLGPVKLGDIATVRLVDGPVSLTRIDGRRAATITAKPTGDNTGAISTELQSKIKELKLPAGAKAEIGGVTSDQNDAFKNLGLAMLAAIAIVFMLLVATFRSLAQPLILLVSIPFAATGAIGLLVATGTPMGVPAMIGMLMLIGIVVTNAIVLIDLINQYRGQGYGVVEAVIEGGRHRLRPILMTALATIFALLPMALGVTGEGGFIAQPLAVVVIGGLITSTLLTLLLVPTLYAMLELRKERRAKKRAAKKETKAEKVLEPAGV; this is translated from the coding sequence ATGTCCTGGCTGTCGAGATTCAGCCTCCGGCAACGGGCCCTGACAGGCCTGATGTCGCTCGTCGCGCTCGTCTTCGGGCTGATCGCGATACCCCAGATCAAGCAGCAGCTGCTGCCCACCATCAACCTGCCCATGGTGTCGGTGATCGCGCCGTACCGGGGCGCCTCGCCCGATGTGGTCGAGAAGCAGGTCGTCGAGCCGATCGAGAACAACCTCCAGGGCGTCTCCGGTGTCAAGGGCGTCACCTCGACCGCCAGTGAGGGCAACGCCGTGATCATGGCGTCCTTCGACTACGGCAACGACACCAAGCAGATCGTCTCCGACGTGCAGCAGGCCGTGAACCGGGCCCGCAACCAGCTCCCGGACAACGTCGATCCGCAGGTCGTCTCCGGCTCCACCGACGACATGCCGACCGTGGTCCTCGCCGTCACCTCCGACAAGGACCAGCAGGCCCTCGCCGACCAGCTGGACAAGACCGTCGTACCGGCGCTGAAGGACATCTCCGGCGTCGGCCGCGTACAGGTCACGGGCGTGCGTGACGTCCAGGTCACGGTCACCCCGGACGACGCCGAGCTCGCCCGGGCGGGCCTCACCCCCGCCGCGCTCGGCCAGGCCCTGCAGGCCGGCGGCGCGACCGTCCCGGCCGGCTCCTTCGACGAGAACGGCGCCAACCGCACCGTCCAGGTCGGCGGCGGCTTCACCTCGCTGGGGCAGATCCAGGACCTGATGGTCACCGGCGAGGGCGGCGGCAAGCCCGTACGCCTCGGTGATGTGGCCACCGTCAAGGAGCAGCCGGCCCCGGCCGACTCCATCACCCGCACCGACGGCCGGCCCAGCCTCGCCGTCAACGTGACCATGGACCACGACGGCAGCGCGGTCACCATCTCCAGCGCGGTCAAGGACAAGCTGCCCGACCTGCGCGAGCAGCTCGGCTCCGGCGCGCAGCTCACGGTCGTCAGCGACCAGGGCCCGGCCGTCTCGAAGTCCATCACGGGCCTGACCACGGAGGGCGCGCTCGGCCTGCTCTTCGCGGTCCTGGTCATCCTGGTCTTCCTCGCGTCGATCCGCTCGACGCTGGTGACGGCCGTGTCCATCCCGCTGTCCGTCGTCCTCGCCCTGATCGTGCTGTGGACGCGCGGCCTGTCGCTGAACATGCTCACGCTCGGCGCGCTGACCATCGCCATCGGCCGCGTCGTCGACGACTCGATCGTGGTCCTGGAGAACATCAAGCGGCACCTCGGCTACGGCGAGGAGCGCAAGGACGCGATCCTGAACGCGGTGCGCGAGGTGGCCGGCGCGGTCACCTCCTCCACCCTCACCACGGTCGCCGTGTTCCTGCCGATCGGCCTGGTCGGCGGCATGGTGGGCGCCCTGTTCGGCTCGTTCAGCATCACGGTGACGGCGGCCCTGCTGGCCTCCCTGCTGGTGTCGCTGACGGTCGTCCCGGTTCTGTCGTACTGGTTCCTGCGCGCCCCGAAGGGCACCCCCGAGGACGCGGCGGAGGCTCGTCGCCGGGCCGAGGAGAAGGAGGCGAACAGCCGCCTCCAGCGCGCCTACGTCCCCGTTCTGCGCTTCGCCACGCGCCGCCGCCTCACCAGCGTGCTGATCGCGATCGTCGTCCTGGTGGTCACCTTCGGCATGGGCGGCCTGTTGAAGACCAACTTCTTCGACCAGGGCGAGCAGCAGGTCATCACCGTCAAGCAGGAGCTGAAGCCGGGCACGAGCCTCGCCGAGACCGACAGACAGGCGAAGCGGGTGGAGCAGCTGCTCGCCTCCACCGACGGCGTCAAGGACTACCAGGTCACCGTCGGCTCCTCCGGCTTCATGGCGGCCTTCGGCGGCGGCACCGACACCAACCAGGCGTCGTACCAGGTGATGCTGAAGGACTCGAAGTCGTACGACAAGGTGCAGAAGCACCTCGAGGACGGCCTGAAGAAGCTCCAGGGCATCGGCACGACCACCGTGTCGGCCGGTGACGGCTTCGGCAACCAGAACCTGAGCGTGGTGGTCAAGGCGTCCGACCCGCAGGCGCTGAGCACGGCGGCGGAGCAGGTCCGCTCCACGGTCGCCGGCCTGGACGGCGTCACGGACGTCACCAGCGACCTCGCGACCAGCGTGCCGCGGATCTCGGTGAAGGCCAACGCCAAGGCGGCCGCAGCTGGGTTCGACGACCAGAAGCTGGGCGCCGCGGTCGCGCAGTCCGTGCGCGGTACGACGGCGGCGAAGGCGATCCTCGACGACACCGAGCGCGATGTCGTGGTCCGCTCGGCGAGGCCCGCGACCACGCTGGCCCAGCTGAAGGCGCTGCGCCTCGGCCCGGTGAAGCTCGGCGACATCGCCACGGTGCGGCTGGTGGACGGCCCGGTGTCGCTGACCCGGATCGACGGCCGGCGGGCAGCGACCATCACGGCCAAGCCGACCGGTGACAACACGGGTGCGATCAGCACCGAGCTCCAGTCGAAGATCAAGGAGCTGAAGCTGCCGGCCGGCGCGAAGGCCGAGATCGGCGGCGTCACGTCGGACCAGAACGACGCGTTCAAGAACCTGGGCCTGGCCATGCTGGCGGCGATCGCGATCGTCTTCATGCTGCTGGTCGCGACCTTCCGTTCGCTGGCCCAGCCGCTGATCCTGCTGGTCTCCATCCCGTTCGCGGCGACGGGCGCGATCGGCCTGCTGGTCGCCACCGGCACCCCCATGGGCGTCCCGGCGATGATCGGCATGCTGATGCTGATCGGCATCGTGGTGACCAACGCGATCGTGCTGATCGACCTGATCAACCAGTACCGAGGGCAGGGCTACGGCGTGGTCGAGGCCGTGATCGAGGGCGGCCGGCACCGGCTCCGGCCGATCCTCATGACGGCCCTGGCGACGATCTTCGCCCTGCTCCCGATGGCGCTGGGCGTCACCGGCGAGGGCGGCTTCATCGCCCAGCCGCTCGCGGTGGTCGTCATCGGCGGCCTGATCACGTCGACCCTGCTGACCCTGCTCCTGGTCCCGACGCTCTACGCGATGCTGGAGCTCCGCAAGGAGCGCCGGGCGAAGAAGCGGGCGGCGAAGAAGGAGACGAAGGCGGAGAAGGTCCTGGAGCCGGCCGGAGTCTGA
- the nadA gene encoding quinolinate synthase NadA, with the protein MTTAQTPELDVQPTPLALLLLGREADPKSERGVECPGDLPSPSDPDLVARARAAKEKLGDKVFVLGHHYQRDEVIQFADVTGDSFKLARDAAARPEAEYIVFCGVHFMAESADILTSDGQKVVLPDLAAGCSMADMATAEQVAECWDVLTEAGIAEQVVPVSYMNSSADIKAFTGKHGGTICTSSNAKRALDWAFEQGEKVLFLPDQHLGRNTAVRDMGMSLDDCVVYNPHKPNGGLTVEQLRAAKMILWRGHCSVHGRFSLDSVSDVRARIPGVNVLVHPECKHEVVAAADYVGSTEYIIKALEAAPAGSKWAIGTELNLVRRLANRFAPEGKEIVFLDKTVCFCSTMNRIDLPHLVWALESLAEGNLVNRIEVDKETEAFAKLALERMLALP; encoded by the coding sequence GTGACCACCGCCCAGACCCCGGAGCTCGACGTGCAGCCGACTCCGCTCGCCCTGCTGCTGCTCGGCCGTGAGGCCGACCCGAAGAGCGAGCGGGGCGTCGAGTGCCCCGGCGACCTGCCTTCGCCGTCCGACCCGGACCTGGTCGCACGCGCCCGCGCGGCCAAGGAGAAGCTCGGCGACAAGGTGTTCGTGCTCGGCCACCACTACCAGCGCGACGAGGTCATCCAGTTCGCGGACGTCACGGGCGACTCCTTCAAGCTGGCCCGGGACGCGGCCGCGCGCCCGGAGGCCGAGTACATCGTCTTCTGCGGTGTGCACTTCATGGCCGAGTCGGCGGACATCCTCACCTCCGACGGCCAGAAGGTCGTCCTGCCCGACCTCGCCGCCGGCTGCTCGATGGCCGACATGGCGACGGCCGAGCAGGTCGCGGAGTGCTGGGACGTCCTGACCGAGGCCGGGATAGCCGAGCAGGTGGTCCCCGTCTCGTACATGAACTCCTCCGCCGACATCAAGGCGTTCACCGGCAAGCACGGGGGCACCATCTGCACCTCGTCCAACGCCAAGCGGGCGCTGGACTGGGCCTTCGAGCAGGGCGAAAAGGTGCTGTTCCTGCCCGACCAGCACCTGGGCCGCAACACCGCCGTCCGCGACATGGGCATGTCCCTGGACGACTGCGTGGTCTACAACCCGCACAAGCCGAACGGCGGGCTCACCGTGGAGCAGCTGCGGGCCGCGAAGATGATCCTGTGGCGGGGTCACTGCTCGGTGCACGGCCGCTTCAGCCTCGACTCGGTCAGCGACGTGCGCGCCCGCATCCCCGGGGTGAACGTCCTGGTCCACCCGGAGTGCAAGCACGAGGTCGTGGCGGCGGCGGACTACGTCGGCTCGACCGAGTACATCATCAAGGCCCTGGAGGCCGCCCCGGCCGGCTCGAAGTGGGCCATCGGCACGGAGCTGAACCTGGTCCGCCGGCTGGCGAACCGTTTCGCGCCCGAGGGCAAGGAGATCGTCTTCCTCGACAAGACGGTCTGCTTCTGCTCGACCATGAACCGCATCGACCTGCCCCATCTGGTCTGGGCGCTGGAATCCCTGGCCGAGGGCAACCTGGTCAACCGGATCGAGGTCGACAAGGAGACGGAGGCGTTCGCCAAGCTGGCGCTGGAGCGGATGCTCGCGCTTCCGTAG
- a CDS encoding iron-sulfur cluster assembly accessory protein yields the protein MSVSDETTTVTDGIILTDAAAAKVKALLDQEGRDDLALRVAVQPGGCSGLRYQLFFDERSLDGDVEKDFGGVKVVTDRMSAPYLGGATVDFVDTIEKQGFTIDNPNATGSCACGDSFS from the coding sequence ATGTCCGTATCGGACGAGACCACCACCGTCACCGACGGCATCATCCTGACCGACGCCGCCGCGGCCAAGGTCAAGGCCCTGCTCGACCAGGAAGGCCGCGACGACCTCGCGCTGCGTGTCGCCGTCCAGCCCGGCGGCTGCTCCGGCCTGCGCTACCAGCTCTTCTTCGACGAGCGCTCGCTCGACGGCGACGTGGAGAAGGACTTCGGCGGGGTCAAGGTCGTCACGGACCGGATGAGCGCTCCGTACCTGGGCGGCGCCACCGTCGACTTCGTGGACACCATCGAGAAGCAGGGCTTCACGATCGACAACCCGAACGCGACCGGCTCCTGCGCCTGCGGCGACTCCTTCAGCTGA
- a CDS encoding carbohydrate kinase family protein: protein MRIAVTGSIATDHLMTFPGRFADQLVADQLHTVSLSFLVDNLDVRRGGVAANIAFGMGQLGTRPILVGAAGADFDEYRSWLDRHGVDTESVRISETLHTARFVCTTDADHNQIGSFYTGAMSEARLIELKTVADRVGGLDLVLIGADDPEAMLRHTEECRSRAIPFAADFSQQIARMDGDEIRVLLDGATYLFSNEYEKGLIETKTGWSDAEILGKVGHRVTTLGSRGVRVERAGEDPVEVGCAEEERKADPTGVGDAFRAGFLSGLAWGVSLERAAQVGCMLATLVIETVGTQEYQLRRAHFMERFTKAYGDDAAREVQAHLG from the coding sequence GTGCGCATCGCAGTCACCGGCTCCATCGCCACCGACCACCTCATGACCTTCCCCGGCCGTTTCGCCGACCAACTCGTCGCGGACCAGCTGCACACGGTTTCGCTCTCCTTCCTGGTCGACAATCTGGACGTGCGCCGCGGTGGCGTCGCCGCGAACATCGCCTTCGGCATGGGCCAGCTCGGCACCCGGCCGATCCTGGTCGGTGCCGCCGGCGCCGACTTCGACGAGTACCGGTCCTGGCTCGACCGGCACGGTGTGGACACCGAGTCGGTCCGGATCTCCGAGACCCTGCACACCGCCCGCTTCGTGTGCACCACCGACGCCGACCACAACCAGATCGGCTCGTTCTACACCGGCGCGATGAGCGAGGCCCGCCTCATCGAGCTGAAGACCGTCGCCGACCGCGTGGGCGGGCTCGACCTGGTCCTCATCGGAGCCGACGACCCGGAGGCGATGCTCCGCCACACGGAGGAGTGCCGCTCCCGCGCGATCCCCTTCGCCGCGGACTTCTCCCAGCAGATCGCCCGGATGGACGGCGACGAGATCCGCGTCCTGCTGGACGGGGCGACGTACCTGTTCTCCAACGAGTACGAGAAGGGCCTCATCGAGACCAAGACCGGCTGGAGCGACGCCGAGATCCTGGGCAAGGTCGGCCACCGCGTCACCACGCTCGGCTCGCGCGGTGTACGCGTCGAGCGGGCCGGCGAGGACCCGGTCGAGGTCGGCTGCGCCGAGGAGGAGCGCAAGGCCGACCCCACGGGTGTGGGCGACGCCTTCCGCGCCGGGTTCCTGTCGGGACTGGCGTGGGGTGTCTCGCTGGAGCGTGCCGCCCAGGTGGGCTGCATGCTCGCGACGCTGGTCATCGAGACCGTGGGGACGCAGGAGTACCAGTTGCGGCGGGCGCACTTCATGGAGCGGTTCACCAAGGCCTACGGCGATGACGCCGCCCGGGAGGTTCAGGCTCACCTGGGCTGA
- a CDS encoding cysteine desulfurase/sulfurtransferase TusA family protein: MSYFDAASAAPLHPVARQALTASLDEGWADPARLYREGRKARMLLDAAREAAAEAVGCRADEVVFTSSGTRAVHTGIAGALAGRRRVGRHLIVSAVEHSSVLHSAEVFEADGGTVTRVPVNRAGAVDPSGYADALRPDTALAVLQSANHEVGTVQPVAEAAEVCRAAGVPLLVDAAQSLGWGPVEGAWSLLTASAHKWGGPSGAGLLVVRKGVRFAAQGPADERESGRAPGFENIPAVVAAVASLRAVRAEAAQEAVRLRELTERIRARVPRLVPDVEVVGDPERRLPGIVTFSCLYVDGEALLHELDREGFSVSSGSSCTSSTLTPSHVLKAMGVLSEGNVRVSLPMGAAEEDVERFLEVLPGTVAGLREKLGTPAPETAVQAGELVVDSLGKRCPIPVIELARAFGDVPVGGTVRVLSDDEAARLDIPAWCEMRGQEYVGEEPADKGTAYVVRRVR; encoded by the coding sequence GTGTCCTACTTCGACGCTGCCTCCGCCGCACCCCTCCATCCCGTCGCCCGTCAGGCGCTGACGGCCTCCTTGGACGAGGGATGGGCGGACCCTGCCCGACTCTACCGGGAGGGACGCAAGGCCCGGATGCTGCTGGACGCCGCCCGGGAGGCGGCTGCCGAAGCCGTCGGCTGCCGGGCCGACGAGGTGGTGTTCACCTCGTCCGGAACGCGGGCCGTACATACGGGCATCGCGGGCGCGTTGGCCGGGAGGCGGCGGGTGGGGCGCCACCTCATCGTGTCGGCGGTCGAACACTCCTCGGTACTCCATTCGGCGGAGGTGTTCGAGGCGGACGGCGGAACGGTGACCCGGGTGCCGGTGAACCGGGCCGGTGCCGTGGACCCGTCCGGCTATGCGGACGCCCTCCGTCCGGACACCGCGCTGGCCGTCCTGCAGTCGGCCAACCACGAGGTGGGGACCGTACAGCCGGTGGCCGAGGCGGCCGAGGTGTGCCGGGCCGCCGGCGTGCCGCTGCTGGTGGACGCGGCGCAGTCGCTGGGGTGGGGGCCGGTCGAGGGTGCCTGGTCGCTGCTGACGGCCAGCGCGCACAAGTGGGGCGGGCCGTCCGGGGCCGGGCTGCTCGTCGTACGCAAGGGTGTGCGGTTCGCCGCCCAAGGCCCGGCGGACGAGCGGGAGTCGGGGCGGGCGCCCGGGTTCGAGAACATTCCGGCTGTCGTGGCGGCCGTCGCCTCGCTGCGCGCGGTGCGGGCCGAGGCGGCCCAGGAGGCGGTACGGCTGCGGGAGCTGACGGAGCGGATCCGGGCGCGGGTGCCGCGGCTGGTGCCGGATGTGGAGGTCGTCGGCGACCCCGAGCGGCGGCTGCCCGGGATCGTCACCTTCTCCTGCCTCTACGTCGACGGCGAGGCGCTGCTGCACGAACTGGACCGCGAGGGCTTCTCGGTCTCCTCCGGCTCCTCGTGCACGAGCAGCACGCTGACGCCCAGCCATGTCCTGAAGGCGATGGGCGTGCTGAGCGAGGGCAACGTCCGGGTGTCCCTGCCGATGGGGGCCGCCGAGGAGGATGTGGAGCGGTTCCTGGAGGTGCTCCCGGGGACCGTGGCGGGCCTCCGCGAGAAGCTGGGCACACCGGCCCCCGAGACGGCCGTACAAGCCGGGGAACTCGTCGTCGACTCCCTCGGCAAGCGCTGCCCGATCCCGGTCATCGAACTGGCCAGGGCGTTCGGTGACGTACCGGTGGGCGGCACGGTCCGGGTCCTCTCCGACGACGAGGCCGCCCGCCTGGACATCCCGGCGTGGTGCGAGATGCGGGGACAGGAGTACGTCGGAGAGGAGCCGGCGGACAAGGGAACGGCATACGTGGTCCGCCGGGTGAGGTGA
- the coxB gene encoding cytochrome c oxidase subunit II yields MSPNGSDRSPRRPMRRKLLQALTAGLVLATATGCTYKDFPRLGMPTPTTEEAPRILSLWQGSWAAALATGVLVWGLILWSAFFHRRSRTKVEVPPQTRYNMPIEALYTVVPIIIISVLFYFTARDESKLLDLSKKPDVTVNVVGYQWSWGFNYVENVPGVPGDAKTDKNLDAIPDRFKKDFPANAGGVYDAGTPATKNPQTGNPGPTLWLPKGKTVRFVLTSRDVIHSFWVVPFLMKMDVIPGHTNSFQVTPNHEGTFLGKCAELCGVDHSRMLFNVKVVSPAAYEQHLKDLAKKGQTGYIPAGIAQTSHEKNRETNNL; encoded by the coding sequence GTGAGTCCCAACGGCTCCGACCGCTCGCCGCGGCGCCCGATGCGGCGGAAGCTGCTGCAGGCACTGACCGCGGGCCTGGTCCTGGCGACCGCTACCGGTTGCACATACAAGGACTTCCCCCGCCTTGGCATGCCCACCCCGACCACGGAAGAGGCTCCGCGGATCCTCTCCCTGTGGCAGGGCTCCTGGGCTGCCGCGCTGGCCACCGGCGTGCTGGTGTGGGGCCTGATCTTGTGGAGTGCTTTCTTCCACCGGCGCAGCCGCACCAAGGTCGAGGTTCCTCCGCAGACCCGGTACAACATGCCGATCGAGGCCCTGTACACGGTGGTCCCGATCATCATCATCTCGGTGCTGTTCTACTTCACGGCCCGGGACGAGTCGAAGCTCCTGGACCTCTCCAAGAAGCCCGACGTCACGGTCAACGTGGTCGGCTACCAGTGGAGCTGGGGCTTCAACTACGTCGAGAACGTCCCCGGTGTCCCCGGCGACGCGAAGACCGACAAGAACCTGGACGCCATTCCGGACCGGTTCAAGAAGGACTTCCCGGCGAACGCCGGCGGTGTCTACGACGCCGGTACGCCCGCCACGAAGAACCCGCAGACGGGCAACCCCGGTCCGACGCTCTGGCTCCCCAAGGGCAAGACGGTCCGCTTCGTCCTCACCTCTCGTGACGTCATCCACTCCTTCTGGGTGGTGCCGTTCCTGATGAAGATGGACGTGATCCCGGGCCACACCAACTCGTTCCAGGTGACCCCCAACCATGAGGGCACCTTCCTCGGCAAGTGCGCCGAGCTCTGCGGCGTCGACCACTCCCGGATGCTGTTCAACGTGAAGGTCGTCTCCCCGGCGGCGTACGAGCAGCACCTCAAGGACCTCGCCAAGAAGGGGCAGACCGGTTACATTCCCGCCGGCATCGCGCAGACGAGCCACGAGAAGAACCGGGAGACGAACAACCTGTGA